The window GTGAGATCAGCGTATGGCGGAGCGTAACCAGGTTCATCACCTGAGGATGGGAAAAGCGGGGCACGTACGCCCCGCAGCGGTGCCGGGGGGAGAACGTCCATGAGTGTCATCCGACCGACGACAGTCGAGGTCGAGACGTCGTTAAGGCTCGTCGCACCTGATGCCACCGCGCTGCCGGTGCGTGCCAGTCTGCGCTACGACCCAGCCGACCCGTACGCGGTTCATGTCCTGTTTCATGCCGAATCTGCCGGCGGCGAAGCGGTCAGTTGGTCCTTCGCCCGAGAGCTACTCGTCACCGGGCTCGACGAGCCCGCCGGAATTGGCGATGTCCGGGTCTGGCCGTGGGCCACACCTCGGGGGGACTTCGTCGCGCTCGCCCTTTCTTCACCAGATGGGAATGCCCTGTTTGAGGTGCCTCGCAGTGTTCTGGTCAGGTTCCTCCGGCGGACCTACGTGGTCGTGCCCCGGGGCCGGGAGAGCGAGCACCTCGACGTCGACGCCGCGGTCAACCGGCTCCTCGCCGGTCGCTGAGTCACGGCCCGGACAAACAGCGGCGCCGCGCGGACCTGCCGAGTCCGCGCGGCGTCGAACCGTCCCGATCGGGTACGCCGGTGCGTGGCGACCCAGCCGTGGGTGGTGAGCCCACGGGTCGACCGGTCAGCCGTGGGTGGTGATCCCACCGTCGACCGGGATGACCGCCCCGGTCAGGTACGCACCCGCCCGCGACGCCAGGTAGATCGCCGCACCGGCCATGTCGTCCGGTCGACCGATCCGGCCCAGCGGGACCTGGTGCTCGATCGCCGCCCGGGTATTCGGGTCATCCAACGCGAAAGCCATCATCTTGCTCTCGAACGGGCCGGGGGCGATGGCGTTCACCGTGATGTGCTCGGGGGCCAACTGGTGCGCCAGGCTCCGGGTCAGCATGTGCA of the Micromonospora sp. NBC_01796 genome contains:
- a CDS encoding SsgA family sporulation/cell division regulator produces the protein MSVIRPTTVEVETSLRLVAPDATALPVRASLRYDPADPYAVHVLFHAESAGGEAVSWSFARELLVTGLDEPAGIGDVRVWPWATPRGDFVALALSSPDGNALFEVPRSVLVRFLRRTYVVVPRGRESEHLDVDAAVNRLLAGR